In Streptomyces sp. NBC_00569, a single genomic region encodes these proteins:
- a CDS encoding GntR family transcriptional regulator codes for MTSFAPDSIVLNRKLPLWYQVSQSLRASILGRSPDDPLRLPTEEQLAGHYGVSVLTMRQALKELEDEGLITRHRRRGTFIEPAARRGAPVRLLGSVDAIVAQQSGMTTELLDHGTVPVPGTVAEYFPQAETVATYHRLRCDEKTGEPTNHARNYIRADLADRVDLGDLVRWPMTKVLRDIVGVRISRITDTVEARLADPETARLLQVPLLSPILHYTGITYDEDGRPLDVAVIHYRGDRFSFTVTLDAH; via the coding sequence GTGACCTCTTTCGCGCCGGACTCGATCGTCCTGAACCGCAAGCTGCCGCTCTGGTATCAGGTGTCGCAGTCCTTGCGCGCCTCCATACTGGGGCGCTCCCCCGACGACCCGCTGCGCCTGCCCACCGAGGAACAGCTCGCGGGGCATTACGGGGTGAGCGTCCTGACCATGCGGCAGGCACTCAAGGAGCTGGAGGACGAGGGGCTCATCACGCGGCACCGCAGGCGCGGCACCTTCATCGAGCCGGCCGCGCGGCGGGGAGCGCCCGTGCGCCTGCTCGGCTCGGTCGACGCCATCGTGGCCCAGCAGTCCGGCATGACGACCGAACTGCTGGATCACGGCACGGTTCCGGTTCCCGGCACGGTCGCCGAGTACTTTCCGCAGGCCGAGACCGTGGCCACGTACCACCGGCTGCGCTGCGACGAGAAGACCGGCGAGCCGACGAACCACGCCCGCAACTACATCAGGGCCGACCTCGCCGACCGTGTCGATCTGGGCGACCTGGTGCGCTGGCCGATGACGAAGGTCCTGCGCGACATCGTCGGCGTGCGCATCAGCCGGATCACCGACACCGTCGAGGCCCGGCTCGCGGACCCGGAGACGGCCAGACTGCTCCAAGTGCCGCTGCTCAGCCCGATCCTGCACTACACGGGCATCACCTACGACGAGGACGGCCGGCCGCTGGACGTCGCCGTCATCCACTACCGCGGCGACCGGTTCTCCTTCACGGTCACTCTCGACGCGCACTGA
- the hmgA gene encoding homogentisate 1,2-dioxygenase encodes MRDARKTAEGLAYLSGFGNEHSSEAVPGALPHGRNSPQRAPLGLYAEQLSGSAFTEPRAHNRRSWLYRIRPSAAHPAFVRTDNGALRSAPFTESVPDPNRLRWNPLPEPAPGTDFLAGLWTLGGNGDATQRTGMAVHLYHANSSMTDRVFSDADGELLIVPERGGLLLRTEFGLLHVDPGHVALIPRGVRFRVELLDGDARGYVCENYGSPFRLPDLGPIGANGLANARDFMVPVAAYEDTEGPVEVVNKFCGNLWRATYDHSPLDVVAWHGSHVPYVYDLRRFNVIGSVSYDHPDPSIFTVLTSPSDTPGLAGVDFVVFAPRWLVGEDTFRPPYFHRNVMSEYMGLIEGAYDAKAEGFVPGGGSLHNMMSAHGPDRETFDKASAAELRPQKVDDGLAFMFETRWPVTATAQAAQADHLQRGYDDVWSGLERHFRPSH; translated from the coding sequence ATGCGTGACGCGAGGAAGACCGCCGAGGGGCTTGCCTACCTCTCGGGCTTCGGCAACGAGCACAGCTCGGAGGCGGTGCCCGGCGCTCTGCCCCACGGACGCAACTCGCCGCAGCGGGCCCCGCTCGGTCTGTACGCGGAGCAGCTGAGCGGCTCCGCGTTCACCGAGCCGAGGGCGCACAACCGGCGTTCGTGGCTGTACCGGATCCGCCCGTCGGCCGCGCACCCGGCGTTCGTACGGACGGACAACGGCGCGCTGCGCAGTGCCCCCTTCACCGAGTCCGTCCCCGATCCGAACCGGCTGCGCTGGAACCCGCTGCCCGAGCCGGCCCCCGGCACGGACTTCCTGGCGGGCCTGTGGACGCTCGGCGGGAACGGCGACGCGACCCAGCGCACCGGTATGGCCGTGCACCTCTACCACGCCAACTCCTCCATGACGGACCGGGTGTTCAGCGACGCGGACGGCGAGCTCCTGATCGTCCCCGAGCGCGGCGGCCTGCTGCTGCGCACCGAGTTCGGCCTGCTGCACGTGGACCCCGGCCACGTCGCGCTGATCCCGCGCGGGGTCCGTTTCCGCGTCGAGCTCCTCGACGGCGATGCCCGCGGCTACGTCTGCGAGAACTACGGCTCCCCCTTCCGGCTGCCCGACCTGGGCCCGATCGGCGCCAACGGCCTGGCGAACGCCCGGGACTTCATGGTCCCCGTCGCCGCGTACGAGGACACCGAGGGGCCGGTGGAGGTGGTGAACAAGTTCTGCGGAAACCTCTGGCGCGCCACATACGACCACTCGCCGCTCGATGTCGTCGCCTGGCACGGCAGCCATGTCCCGTACGTCTACGACCTGCGCCGTTTCAATGTCATCGGGTCGGTCAGCTACGACCACCCGGATCCGTCGATCTTCACGGTCCTCACCTCGCCGAGCGACACTCCCGGGCTCGCGGGCGTGGACTTCGTGGTGTTCGCGCCGCGCTGGCTGGTCGGCGAGGACACGTTCCGGCCGCCGTACTTCCACCGGAACGTGATGAGCGAGTACATGGGCCTGATCGAGGGCGCGTACGACGCCAAGGCCGAAGGCTTCGTTCCGGGCGGTGGTTCGCTGCACAACATGATGTCGGCGCACGGCCCGGACCGTGAGACGTTCGACAAGGCGTCGGCGGCCGAGCTCAGGCCGCAGAAGGTCGACGACGGACTCGCCTTCATGTTCGAGACCCGGTGGCCGGTGACCGCGACCGCCCAGGCGGCGCAGGCCGATCACCTCCAGCGGGGCTACGACGACGTGTGGAGCGGCCTCGAACGGCACTTCAGGCCGTCGCACTGA
- a CDS encoding TetR family transcriptional regulator, with amino-acid sequence MPWTPPVEPVTNSTSLRRAPVQQRSAERLSRILDACAQLLDEGGYEELSTRAVAVRAGVPIGSVYRFFGNKRALVDALAERNLQRYAERVAGRLAGVPATDWRGAMDAVLDEYLAMKRTAPGFSLVDFGNQIPVGADAGPNHRLTDRLTELLAVHLDRTPDDTLRRAFLIAVESADALVRLAFRLDPTGDENVIAETRELLRVYLARVLD; translated from the coding sequence ATGCCGTGGACGCCGCCCGTGGAACCCGTGACCAACTCCACGTCCCTGCGCCGCGCGCCCGTCCAGCAGCGCAGCGCCGAACGCCTGAGCCGGATACTCGACGCCTGCGCGCAACTGCTCGACGAAGGCGGCTACGAGGAACTCAGCACCCGGGCCGTGGCGGTCCGCGCCGGGGTGCCCATCGGCTCCGTCTACCGCTTCTTCGGCAACAAACGCGCCCTCGTCGACGCCCTCGCCGAACGCAATCTCCAGCGCTACGCCGAGCGCGTCGCCGGGCGCCTCGCGGGGGTCCCGGCGACCGACTGGCGCGGCGCGATGGACGCCGTCCTCGACGAGTACCTCGCCATGAAGCGCACCGCTCCCGGCTTCTCCCTCGTCGACTTCGGCAACCAGATCCCCGTCGGCGCCGACGCCGGCCCCAACCACCGCCTCACCGACCGCCTCACCGAGCTGCTCGCCGTCCACCTCGACCGCACGCCCGACGACACGCTGCGGCGCGCGTTCCTGATCGCCGTCGAATCAGCGGACGCCCTGGTCCGGCTCGCGTTCCGGCTCGACCCGACGGGCGACGAGAACGTCATCGCGGAGACACGGGAGCTCCTGCGGGTGTATTTGGCGCGGGTGCTGGACTGA
- a CDS encoding CitMHS family transporter, whose translation MLTILGFGMIATFLVLIMMKKVSPIAALVLIPALFCVFVGKGAKLGDYVVAGIGDLAPTAAMLMFAIVYFGLMIDVGLFDPVVRGILKFAKADPVRIVVGTAVLAAIVSLDGDGSTTFMITVSAMYPLYKRLKMSLIVMTGVAATANGVMNTLPWGGPTARAATALKLDASDIFVPMIPALAVGLLFVFALAYVLGRRERKRLGYLSLDEVTETVTETSDEKVLVGAGASGGKASGSGTGSGAGKKASGGAGTGSGSAAPSYENEDGETFAALDPNRATLRPKLYWFNALMTVTLLTAMIMEWLPIPVLFILGAALALTVNFPHMPDQRARIAAHAENVLNVSGMVFAAAVFTGVLQGTGMVDHMAKWVVGGIPDWMGPHMALVTGVLSIPFTYFMSNDGFYFGILPVLAEAGNAHGVSTLEVARASLIGQPLHMSSPLVPAVFVLVGMAKVEFGDHTKFTVKWAALTALVILGAGFLFGIL comes from the coding sequence ATGTTGACCATCCTCGGCTTCGGCATGATTGCCACCTTCCTGGTGTTGATCATGATGAAGAAGGTGTCGCCGATCGCGGCGCTCGTGCTCATCCCCGCTCTCTTCTGCGTCTTCGTGGGCAAGGGAGCCAAGCTCGGCGACTACGTCGTCGCGGGCATCGGCGATCTCGCGCCCACCGCGGCGATGCTGATGTTCGCCATCGTCTACTTCGGGCTGATGATCGACGTCGGCCTCTTCGATCCGGTCGTGCGCGGCATCCTGAAGTTCGCGAAGGCCGACCCGGTCCGCATCGTCGTCGGCACCGCCGTGCTCGCGGCGATCGTGTCCCTCGACGGCGACGGCTCCACCACGTTCATGATCACCGTCTCGGCGATGTACCCGCTGTACAAGCGCCTCAAGATGAGCCTGATCGTGATGACCGGTGTCGCCGCGACCGCCAACGGCGTCATGAACACGCTGCCCTGGGGCGGCCCCACCGCCCGTGCCGCGACCGCGCTGAAGCTCGACGCCAGCGACATCTTCGTGCCGATGATCCCGGCGCTCGCCGTCGGTCTGCTCTTCGTCTTCGCTCTCGCCTACGTGCTGGGCCGCCGCGAGCGCAAGCGCCTCGGCTACCTGTCCCTCGACGAGGTCACCGAGACCGTCACCGAGACGTCCGACGAGAAGGTGCTCGTCGGTGCGGGGGCCTCCGGCGGCAAGGCTTCCGGCTCCGGGACCGGTTCCGGAGCCGGCAAGAAGGCCTCTGGTGGAGCCGGTACGGGTTCCGGGTCCGCCGCGCCCTCGTACGAGAACGAGGACGGCGAGACCTTCGCGGCTCTCGACCCGAACCGTGCCACCCTGCGCCCCAAGCTCTACTGGTTCAACGCGCTCATGACGGTGACGCTGCTCACCGCGATGATCATGGAGTGGCTGCCGATCCCGGTCCTGTTCATCCTGGGCGCCGCGCTCGCCCTCACGGTGAACTTCCCGCACATGCCCGACCAGAGGGCCCGCATCGCCGCCCACGCCGAGAACGTCCTGAACGTCTCCGGCATGGTCTTCGCCGCCGCTGTCTTCACCGGCGTCCTCCAGGGCACCGGCATGGTCGACCACATGGCCAAGTGGGTCGTCGGCGGCATCCCCGACTGGATGGGCCCGCACATGGCGCTCGTCACCGGCGTCCTGTCGATCCCGTTCACGTACTTCATGTCGAACGACGGCTTCTACTTCGGCATCCTGCCCGTCCTCGCCGAGGCCGGGAACGCGCACGGCGTCTCCACCCTGGAGGTCGCCCGCGCCTCCCTCATCGGCCAGCCGCTGCACATGTCGAGCCCGCTCGTCCCCGCCGTGTTCGTCCTCGTCGGCATGGCCAAGGTCGAGTTCGGCGACCACACGAAGTTCACGGTCAAATGGGCCGCGCTCACCGCGCTGGTGATCCTCGGCGCCGGATTCCTCTTCGGGATCCTCTGA
- a CDS encoding MFS transporter, producing MSLTTEPGRRGWLLRLVIAFSFAQGAVSMARPAVSYRALALGADERAIGVIAGVYALLPLFAAVPLGRRTDHGRCAPLLPVGVVLIAGGCALSGTADSLAAMATWSGVMGLGHLSFVIGAQSIVARQSAPAEQDRNFGHFTIGASLGQLVGPIVAGALIGGPDLGATSALALLVAAAVAAVSFTSLWRIEHPRTTTGAAASSGPRVPVGRILRTRGVPGGIFISLAVLSATDILTAYLPVVGEHRGIAPSVVGLLLSLRAGATIACRLVMTPMLRVLGRAALLATTCLVAGVMCAGIALPVPVWALALMLAVLGFCLGVGQPLSMTTVVQAAPDDARSTALALRLTGNRLGQVAAPAAAGLVAGVAGVAAPFLMLGVLLVGAAGVGMRSGGGGSSGRGLFPKPAPSRTGTPPRTPLLKRRRG from the coding sequence ATGAGTCTCACTACAGAGCCCGGCAGGAGAGGCTGGCTGCTCCGCCTCGTCATCGCCTTCAGCTTCGCGCAGGGGGCGGTGTCGATGGCGCGGCCCGCCGTCTCCTACCGGGCTCTCGCGCTCGGTGCGGACGAGCGCGCGATCGGTGTGATCGCGGGCGTGTACGCGCTCCTTCCGCTGTTCGCGGCCGTACCGCTCGGCCGCCGCACCGACCACGGCCGCTGCGCGCCCCTGTTGCCCGTCGGCGTCGTCCTCATCGCCGGCGGCTGCGCGCTCAGCGGCACCGCCGACTCCCTCGCCGCGATGGCCACGTGGAGCGGGGTGATGGGGCTCGGTCATCTGTCGTTCGTGATCGGCGCGCAGTCGATCGTCGCCCGCCAGTCCGCTCCGGCCGAACAGGACCGCAACTTCGGTCACTTCACGATCGGCGCGTCCCTCGGCCAGCTCGTCGGGCCGATCGTCGCGGGCGCGCTCATCGGCGGGCCCGATCTGGGGGCCACGAGCGCGCTCGCGCTGCTCGTCGCGGCCGCCGTCGCCGCGGTGTCCTTCACCTCGCTGTGGCGCATCGAGCACCCTCGTACGACGACGGGTGCGGCCGCGTCCTCCGGGCCACGTGTGCCGGTCGGCCGGATCCTGCGCACCAGGGGTGTGCCCGGCGGCATCTTCATCTCGCTCGCCGTGCTGTCGGCCACGGACATCCTTACGGCGTATCTGCCGGTCGTCGGCGAGCACCGGGGGATCGCGCCGTCCGTCGTCGGTCTGCTGCTGAGCCTGCGGGCGGGCGCCACGATTGCCTGCCGGCTGGTCATGACGCCGATGCTGCGTGTCCTGGGACGGGCGGCACTTCTCGCCACCACCTGTCTGGTCGCCGGGGTCATGTGCGCGGGGATCGCGCTGCCTGTGCCGGTGTGGGCGCTCGCGCTGATGCTTGCCGTTCTCGGGTTCTGCCTGGGTGTCGGGCAGCCGCTGTCCATGACGACGGTCGTTCAGGCGGCGCCTGATGATGCCCGGTCCACGGCGCTCGCGCTGCGGCTCACCGGTAACCGGCTGGGGCAGGTGGCGGCGCCGGCCGCCGCCGGGCTCGTGGCGGGGGTTGCAGGTGTCGCGGCGCCGTTCTTGATGCTGGGCGTACTTCTTGTGGGGGCGGCGGGGGTTGGGATGCGGAGCGGGGGTGGGGGGTCCTCCGGGCGGGGTCTCTTCCCCAAGCCCGCCCCTTCCCGAACCGGGACTCCGCCCCGGACCCCGCTCCTCAAACGCCGGAGGGGCTGA
- a CDS encoding ATP-binding protein — protein MGAEETNHGTQPAPPLLRLHLFGGFRATRDSGPALAERWPRPSARALVKLLAVSPGHSLHREQAMDICWPDADQSSALGSLRVALHAARRALEPELAPRAASSYLTADGALLRLDPHAVWIDADHAEQLADRALGSGSSSQLAAALDAFTGELLPEDRYAPWAEARREQLAVVSERVRIALADALLDEGAPEEAAAVARRALDENPADERAHQILIGAYLRQGLRRQAVRQFHACRESLDAELGVRPGPETERLHLLALDSGSSAAPVARPAGGFAPPAALRGPAPTPLRGREAALGLLLAPDAPPVQLVGGEAGLGKTRLVTEAARRAAGEGAAVLWGAGHDAEGHTPFGAFVEALDGWLADRPPAERARAGAEYPELASLLPSLGQAGGGAERSPEEERERLFRAAAGLLGDLAGTAPVLVVLDDLHAADTGSFQLLGHLARRARTARGPLRFVVTYRAEELTENDPRRAGLDSLVRQRLARHVDLGRLGRDDCLTLAADALGLPTGADVPGRVWDLSLGNPLFALELARAFGDGRRRLGTDGSDAEPQTPSGVRQLVAARLAGLGPAARRVVEAVAVAGGDAALAEVLDVASAGLHPLLSVAEATSGADAAVAASVLAERDVVADGRTVPGLTFRHPLVRLTCYERLSAARRRLLHSAYAEAVLRRRPDAVDTLAAHLTRADDPRATGYLRQAAERAAALCANDTADHYYAQLTDRLDAFAAESARARIDRAAVLRRMARYEDAARVLREALDDLARRGDADGRVLASARLAEVLAKTRSTEEGLALLDAAPPAAGTALEAATAHHLARSILYFVTGRYPEAVTAGEAAHAAALRVTGPEQRGLLARSLATQATSLALAGRFAQARPVADRALPHAEAYGDPQLLGSVLSVLREHARRSGRLREAVTTGERALALAERSGDPTAAAFERANLAELQLLLEEYDAAHDLAQDAVRESEPHTGWCAPYALAALARVRMRSGDAESCAALLDRAGRTADAQGDRQAQQEVRLARAELGVRRGRPEEALALLAGTTDAGHLPAWAHLEAGRPAQAATLAEAEATRAQQAGERLAEAEARAIFARAQAALS, from the coding sequence GACCAGTCGTCCGCGCTCGGCAGCCTGCGCGTCGCCCTGCACGCCGCACGGCGCGCGCTGGAACCGGAACTCGCCCCGCGCGCCGCCTCCTCGTACCTCACCGCCGACGGGGCGCTCCTGCGGCTCGACCCGCACGCGGTGTGGATCGACGCCGACCACGCCGAGCAGCTGGCGGACAGAGCCCTCGGATCGGGCTCTTCCTCCCAACTGGCCGCCGCCCTGGACGCGTTCACCGGGGAGCTGCTGCCCGAGGACCGGTACGCGCCCTGGGCCGAGGCCCGGCGCGAGCAGCTGGCCGTGGTGTCCGAGCGGGTGCGGATCGCCCTCGCCGATGCGCTCCTCGACGAGGGCGCCCCGGAGGAAGCGGCGGCGGTCGCCCGGCGCGCCCTGGACGAGAACCCCGCCGACGAGCGCGCCCATCAGATCCTGATCGGCGCCTATCTGCGCCAGGGCCTGCGCCGCCAGGCCGTCCGCCAGTTCCACGCCTGCCGGGAGTCCCTGGACGCCGAACTCGGCGTGCGGCCGGGGCCCGAGACCGAGCGGCTCCATCTGCTCGCCCTCGACAGCGGCAGCTCCGCGGCCCCGGTGGCCCGGCCCGCGGGCGGCTTCGCCCCGCCGGCCGCCCTTCGCGGCCCGGCACCCACGCCCCTGCGCGGGCGTGAGGCGGCGCTCGGCCTGCTCCTCGCGCCCGACGCGCCACCCGTCCAACTCGTCGGCGGCGAGGCGGGACTCGGCAAGACGCGCCTGGTGACCGAGGCCGCGCGGCGGGCCGCGGGCGAGGGCGCGGCGGTGCTGTGGGGCGCGGGGCACGACGCGGAGGGGCACACGCCGTTCGGGGCGTTCGTCGAGGCGCTCGACGGATGGCTCGCGGACCGGCCGCCCGCCGAACGGGCCCGCGCCGGCGCCGAGTACCCCGAACTGGCCTCGCTGCTCCCGTCGCTCGGCCAGGCCGGCGGGGGCGCGGAACGCAGCCCCGAGGAGGAGCGGGAGCGGCTGTTCCGCGCGGCGGCCGGGCTGCTGGGCGACCTGGCGGGAACGGCGCCCGTACTGGTCGTCCTCGACGATCTGCACGCGGCCGACACGGGCTCGTTCCAGCTCCTCGGGCATCTGGCGCGGCGGGCCAGGACAGCCCGCGGCCCCCTGCGCTTCGTGGTGACGTACCGCGCGGAGGAGCTGACCGAGAACGATCCGCGCCGCGCGGGTCTCGACTCACTCGTACGCCAACGGCTCGCGCGCCACGTGGACCTGGGCCGCCTGGGCCGTGACGACTGCCTGACGCTCGCCGCCGACGCGCTGGGCCTGCCGACCGGCGCCGACGTGCCCGGGCGGGTGTGGGACCTGTCGCTCGGAAACCCGCTGTTCGCCCTCGAACTGGCGCGGGCGTTCGGCGACGGACGCCGGCGCCTCGGCACGGACGGGAGCGACGCGGAGCCTCAAACACCTTCGGGAGTACGGCAGTTGGTCGCCGCACGGCTCGCCGGGCTCGGGCCCGCCGCCCGACGCGTAGTGGAGGCCGTGGCGGTGGCCGGCGGGGACGCGGCGCTCGCCGAGGTGCTCGACGTCGCGAGCGCGGGGCTGCACCCGCTGCTCTCCGTGGCCGAGGCGACGTCCGGCGCCGACGCGGCCGTCGCGGCCTCGGTCCTCGCCGAACGGGACGTCGTCGCCGACGGGCGCACCGTGCCCGGTCTCACCTTCCGCCACCCCCTCGTACGCCTCACCTGCTACGAGCGCCTCTCGGCCGCCCGCCGCCGCCTCCTCCACTCGGCGTACGCGGAGGCCGTGCTGCGGCGCAGGCCCGACGCCGTGGACACGCTCGCCGCGCATCTGACCCGCGCCGACGACCCGCGCGCCACCGGCTATCTCCGGCAGGCCGCCGAGCGGGCCGCCGCCCTATGCGCGAACGACACCGCGGACCATTACTACGCCCAGCTCACCGACCGCCTCGACGCGTTCGCCGCCGAGTCGGCGCGAGCCAGGATCGACCGGGCGGCCGTGCTGCGCCGCATGGCGCGGTACGAGGACGCGGCACGGGTGCTGCGCGAGGCCCTCGACGACCTGGCGCGCCGCGGCGACGCGGACGGGCGCGTCCTGGCCTCGGCCCGGCTCGCCGAGGTCCTCGCGAAGACCCGCTCCACGGAGGAGGGGCTCGCCCTCCTCGACGCGGCGCCGCCCGCCGCGGGAACGGCGCTCGAGGCGGCCACCGCGCACCATCTCGCCCGCTCGATCCTGTACTTCGTCACCGGGCGCTACCCGGAGGCCGTCACCGCGGGAGAAGCGGCGCACGCGGCGGCGCTGCGCGTGACGGGTCCCGAACAGCGCGGCCTGCTCGCGCGTTCGCTCGCCACGCAGGCCACGTCGCTGGCCCTCGCCGGGCGCTTCGCGCAGGCGAGGCCCGTCGCGGACCGTGCGCTGCCGCACGCGGAGGCGTACGGGGATCCGCAGTTGCTCGGCTCGGTCCTGTCCGTCCTGCGGGAGCACGCGCGCCGGTCGGGGCGGCTGCGGGAGGCCGTGACGACGGGCGAGCGTGCCCTCGCGCTGGCCGAGCGCTCAGGCGACCCGACGGCGGCGGCCTTCGAGCGGGCCAATCTCGCCGAACTCCAACTGCTCCTGGAGGAGTACGACGCGGCGCACGACCTCGCGCAGGACGCGGTACGCGAGTCGGAGCCGCACACGGGCTGGTGCGCGCCGTATGCGCTGGCCGCGCTCGCACGGGTACGGATGAGGTCGGGTGACGCGGAGTCCTGCGCCGCCCTCCTGGACCGCGCGGGCCGGACCGCCGACGCGCAGGGCGACCGGCAGGCCCAGCAGGAAGTACGGCTGGCCCGGGCCGAGTTGGGTGTGCGCCGGGGCCGTCCCGAGGAGGCGCTGGCACTGCTGGCGGGCACGACGGACGCGGGCCACCTCCCGGCCTGGGCCCACCTGGAGGCAGGCCGCCCCGCCCAGGCGGCAACGCTCGCCGAGGCCGAAGCGACCCGAGCCCAACAGGCAGGCGAACGCCTGGCGGAGGCGGAGGCCAGGGCCATATTCGCCCGGGCCCAGGCCGCGCTGAGCTAG